Sequence from the Miscanthus floridulus cultivar M001 chromosome 16, ASM1932011v1, whole genome shotgun sequence genome:
gtttaaggcttgccactgacacccttccccagaccccgtacagagcgggagctctctgcactgggtacgccctttacttTTTTCGACGATTGAGCGACATACTAAAGATGGCAGTCTGTTTTTTTCTGGACGCCGTGTAATCCATTTCACCTAATTGCTCATTGGTGAAATGAAGTGAGTGATTGCACATTAGTTGATTGTCCAATTTGATGTTAAAATAATGGTAAAATCATATAGTACTCAGAAAGCTAGAGGTGAATCTGTATGGACAAACTCTTTTTATTTTTACATCTGAATTGAGGGCGTGTTTGGTTTGCGTCCAAAGGATGCCGCGCCGGGCCGCAACTTCAGCGCCGCAGTTGCGGCATGCGTTTGGTTCGCTGCCCCATTTGCGGCATGCCGCAGCCTTACCATGGTCCTCTAGTGTATTTTGGGTGCCAAAACGTGCCGGAGGTGCGGCGGCCGATTTCAGCGCCGCAGTTGCGGCACGGCCAAACGTTCGGTGCGGCAGTTTCTGGACACTGTCCAAACGCGCCCTGACACCGTTAAGTGCTTTTACCGGAATAGGGGCAAACTCAATCTTTAATTTGAAAATGCAGGGGTAAAATCATAAAGTTTAAAAATAGATGGTAAAATCACCATTTGCATTGGAAGCGGGGGCATGAACACAAAAGCCACATACATCAAAGTATTTAGAAGTAACAGTTGAATTGAATTCTTGGATAACTGGTCATGCATGTAGAAGGTCAATTTGACAAAGATGTTTTCAAAGGTGATTGCAGTTTTGACTGAAATACAAGGCAATCTTTATTTTCTCCTTTCCAGTCTATGGGAGCCATGCCACCCCCTGCTTTAACAACGAATTCAAATTGATCTTGTGTTCTGCATCCTGAGTAGACTTTGGTTCAAATTTATTTGTCTCCCAATATCAGTGTCAGTTTTCTCGTGAGTCAATCTTGAAGAAACTTTTTGTCGTGCTAAGTGATCTCCACTGCTTTCTTGGTTGCAGTACAAGAATGTTAGGCCGGATTACCTGAACAACATCTGGAAGGTGATTAACTGGAAATATGCTGGAGAGGTGTACGAAAATGTTCTTGCTTGAATTGTCTTAATGGACAATACTCATCTGCGCTGGGTTTCCTCTGTTTGACCATGTGAAATAAAGATGGACCTGTCGAGCCGCTGGACCTTGTGTACATTTCGCTGAGATAGACTAATGCACAATGGCCTGCCGATTTTGTTCGTCCTGCTTGCGTGCTACTCTGTTATCTGCTCCTAGTGCATCCTTCGAGCAGGGTGATGGCCAAGAGAGCCATTCCTACTCTCGTTTCCATTAATGAAGTCTGCTGATCTTGCGATGTTTGCTTGAATTTGTTGCCATGCGTTTCCAGTTTTTGGCCTTTCCACTTGGAGCAAAATCTTGCAAATCATGTTCATAGGCATCATGTTTATGTTGAGCTGAAATTACCGTTTGAAGATATCTTTGGCTATAAGTTTCAGTATTCAGTATTCAGTTTGAGGCCGCTTAGCCTAAACAGTTTACACGGACTCATTGTCTCATTGCACATTTGCCCTTTGTTCTCTGTGCTATACATTTACACAATATTGCGTGTTCATCACTGAATTTTCACACGATGCTTGCGCACAATTCGTTGAGAAGGAAACAATCTTATCCTGATCCGTAAGGCATCATTCTTATTCTGCCTATTGTTAACAAGATGCCAATTCTATACGATCGCCAGGTGCTCAGGCTGCAAGTACACGcaaggaaaaaaaaaatccaaaaatcCTTGTCTTGGGAAAACGGAGATCCTTAAGGTTAAATTGCTGCATTTTTTTTTATTCGTGAGCCTCAGAGATGACCTTGATCGTCAAAACAAACTTTTGTTTGGGAAACGAAGATGAGCATCAGCTGCCTGTTGTGAAATTTAAATGTCATAAGTGTCCTAACGCTATGGTCCAGGAGCACTTTCATAGACATTTGTTTTTTCAAGAACAGCTAACCATAGGCATTCAGTCGACCTGAACTTTTTGCAATTACACGGTGCAATGCGGACACTAACGCACGTACTCACCTCTATGTACAGGTCACTTGCCATCACCTTCACATCTATTGAAATTTCTTTTTCTATGCAATATGCAGCTCCAGTAAAACCACAATTTACTACTCCGTAGTGTCTTATGAGGCAATATATCAACTAAAGAGGGGTGGTAGAGCCCCAAAGCGACGTTTTATCAGCATCTTGTGGATACTTCGCCATTGTTGGGCGGGTGCGGATGAGCTGCAGCAATCCTATATCAGAAATTTCTGCATGGAGGATCCCTTGAGCTCCATGCCTCTATGTTGTAAACCGCGTATATCTCCAATGTTGACCAAAGTTCAAACTCACATTAAAAAAAGCTACATTTTGCATCATTGTGTAGCAGTTCACCCCGAACCTGCATCTTTCTAACACGGTTCTACATCATCACCGAGACAAAGGAttagaataaaagaaaaaaaaacggtAGCCTGTATAGAAAACAGGTGGACTGTGGATGCCTATCACAagcatttgcaaaaaaaaaaaaaaaaaaaaaaaaaacccaagaAAAGCTGATGCAAAATTAACTGAGCAAACTTCGTTGCTTGTATTGGGCACGATGACTGCCATCCGCCGACTACTGCCATAGCGAAAGGTTCCCCTCTGATTCCAGAGGGCGAATAATGATGAGAACCAGGAACAAGTGCTCAGCTCACAGCTGCATTTGTGCTGCCTACAAAGGAACTTTGTACTTTGGGAATCACACAGCGAGCAGCGTAGTTGGTATTCATCTTAAGTTTCGGATGTCCCGGGCGACATTAATGCAAGAAGCAATTGGACAGTTGGTCTTGATTGTATTTGCACCTATATGAGATCTACAAGCAGAAAAACCCTCCTGCTCACACATATTCAAATACATTAGCTTTTTAAGTCATATATAAATTTAAAAATGTATAACTAACATAAGATGGACCCAATGAACTTGACACATATTATTAACAAAAACATAACTATAACCTAACCCTTTTAAGCTTTTATATAAGATTGTCAGAAACAAATGACGTGTGTGGTTATGCAATTGTCTTAGTATTTAATTGTCCGTTCCCTCAAATCACTGTGATCTACTAACATGAGTCAAACACTAATACTTGCATGTAATAGTGATATACCTTCCGCAGTGAATTGATGAGGGTACCGAGTGGGGGAGAGTTAACTTTTGCTCGTCTGGAAATCTGAATTTAATTGAAAAATTAGCATCGGTGGATAGTTAAATTTTGCTAAGCCAATAATTGAACGCAGAAGATTGATGAATAAGCGAATATTGAACTGCAAGACATACCTCATCAAGTCTTATATATCCAGGAGGCAACCTCGGGTCACTCTCTTCAATCATCATGCCAAGAAGTTTTTCCAAAGTGACACCATTTTCAATTGTGCATGCCCATCCCCATTCGTTGGCCAAGCTTAGCATTTCGGTAAGGAAAGAGGCATCATGGAGAGGACCTGTCCAAAGTGGGCCTACTACAGTGATTGAATCGGCATCCTGTGAAAAAGGGACAATTATATACTAGCACACTTCCATGGCCAAGTACTCAATAAACAACACAACTCGATGAGATTTCTTGCATGGCATAGGCATACAATTATCATCAAAGATTATTCATTAGGAAATCAACATCAGGGCTAGCTACAAATGATATCGTTTCTTAGATGACACTTGAGTACTTGACTCCTATGTTAATTTGTGTTAATTAATACTGGCAAAGTTAAAAGCTTAGGGCCTAACTTTACTGACATCAACCACCAGTAATAAAACAATAATTTAGTCCTGCCACAATGATCCATTGTACCTACTGTTCTGTCTGTACACCCACAAGAAATTTGCCCCAGCTCATCAAATCCAAAAGTTTGAGACTGGCCACAACTCTTGCAATGACAAATGAAGCCATAATTACTGTCAAAACAGAAAGGGCATCAGAGGTAGCATTCCAACTGATCAGCTCTGTAATTATTAGATAGAAAAGCACAATGCATTACCTGATGCCATCATCTTTTCCGTTGCATAGTTGTACCATTACTCGATAAATAGGACCGTGATATGCAAAATACGAGAATATGGGTGTTATGTGAAATCCCAAAAGAGATGCTTCCCGTGCAGCACCACCTAGAACCATTCGCAAACCAACCTCATTTGGATATGGCATTGGACGAACATACGCTCCATATGAAGACAGAGAGCTAAAACAGACGACATGTTACATAGTTGACAAAAAAATGATCCATAACTTGTCCATCAAAGTACAGagaaaatttgatttaaatagACATGTTGGCAGCAAAGCATATAATGGGTAATGCAGTCTCACCATACTTTTTTTGAAGGTAGGCTCACCATACTTGACACAAGAAGTAACTATACCAACGATAAAGATGCTCCGTGCAATCTAATTATTAATCAGATACATACCAAATCTAGCTAAGCAATTTAACTTCAGTGTTTCATTTCTGTTTGCATAAGTACTAACTTCTATTACTTGTATTGGGGAATGGAAAACATTCACATTAATATATAGCACACGTTTACGATACAACTCTGCAACCATAAGTTGAGCTACAAAAACTATTTACATCGGATACCTCTGCGGCTCTGCCAGATCCTATCGTATAAATATTGATGAACCTAATATAAAAACGTGTAATACATTTCTAATAATCCTCGGGACTTAATCCAAAGACTTTTagataaaatgaaaaacaaaaatggaTCAAGAACTCACCTTCTCGAACCATATCCTCTCGCGGACCGCCAATCCGTGGACGTCAGGTAGAGCAGGCCCCCAATTTTGAGCGCCAAGAGCGCTGCCCTTACGTACGCAGCGTCGCCGCCGAACGAGTCCACGTCGATGACGTCGAAGTACTCACGCCGAAGGTAGCGCTCTGAAAGCAGACGGGTAGCGTCGTTGTGCGACACCACCCAGCTCCTGcgccccgcctccgcctccgctgaGCTCCGCTCAAAGCGGGCGAGGTTGGCGAGGATGACGGGGCGAAGCGCCTCGGAGGCATCGTTGGCCCAGACGAAGTCGGCGCCGGCCTGCGCGAGGTAGCGGAGCGCGCGGACGCCGCAGCCGCACATCGCATCGAGGCAGAGAAATGGGGCGGAAGGGTCAGGGCGGCCACGGCAGCGGTGGAGCGTGGCTGCGAGGACGGCGAGGTCGCGGCCCGCGGCGCTGTCGCTGCGGTAGAAGGCGGAGCCGGGGTCGAAGGAGACGCCGCGCTCGGAGTGCGTGCAGGCTGGTGGCGCTGGGCGGCGACGCGTGGGTTGAAGTAGAGGGGGAGAACGGGGCAAAGAGATGGCggccggcggccatggtggcgggAGGAGCGGGGGGAATGCGGCTAGTTCTTAGGATTGGGTTCAGCGAGTCTTTCCCGACCCGGGTAACTGAACAGTGAACACGTGTAAAAATCACTATCGGCCAAAATTAAAAAACAACACATAGTTGACTAAGATTACAATAAATCATGCCAGTAAGTTAAACTCATTTTACAAACCAAACATCTTATTTATTTATGTATAGATGAAGAAGAGTAAGGACAGAAAAATAGAGGAACATGAAAAGAAAGACAAGAAAGaataggagaaagagaggtaGTAAGAGCATCTCATAATTTAAAAAAAGAAATAGGTAAATCAATGAATTTTTTAAGTGTCCTAAAAAGTTAGGAGCATATTTATTAGGTTATTCCAACTATTTCTAAAGGCCAGTTCCTAAAAGATAGAAAATAATTTTACATTAAGGTTATGCTCATGTGCGTTGCAACATAAACAAAATAATGTCCAACCATCTTAGCGCATTCTTGAGCGACAACCACAATCAAGATCGATGGACACAGAGACAGCGAGCGTATAGATCCATGAGGTGCGAAGGCATACCAGCGAGCGTAATGACGGCGAAGGCTGAAGTGTGAAGTATAGATCTTTACATTGACATAGATCCATGAGGTTGTGTGGGCTGGTTATTGGCTGGATTAAGTCACGAGCATCGGTCTACAAAAAAAGAGTGCAACTTTAGTATCGAAAATAATCATGTCACGTGTGACAAAATTATTACGAAAATATATTTATTTGGTACATATTATATCAAAGCCATTTATTCATCGTGGTTGAGCTTATGACAGATGGGCCTCCGTGTTAATTTTTTTGATTGAGTCAAATATTCAATTATGAGTGGTTTCTGGATGAAAGTGCCAAGTTTTGATTGGTGCTAAATATTTTGGAGAAGGTCAGAAGGAAACATGCTACTCTTGGAGGGTTGAAGGAGAAATTACGCAAAGTCCGTCTGAACACTGCACGTATAGCTATAGAGTTCGACCTACCTATTTTAGTGGTAtacttaggctgtgtttagttcgtaaaatttggaaatttggctactgtagcactttcatttttatttgataattagtgttcaatcatagattaattaggctcaaaacgttcgtctcgcgattttcaactaaactgtgcagttagttttttttgtctacatttaatactctatgcacgtatcgcaagattcgatgtgataattactgtagcactttttgaaactaaacagaCTTATAGAAAAAAAAATCGGTGGAGCCAGTATGCAATG
This genomic interval carries:
- the LOC136513396 gene encoding tRNA (guanine(26)-N(2))-dimethyltransferase-like, whose translation is MCGCGVRALRYLAQAGADFVWANDASEALRPVILANLARFERSSAEAEAGRRSWVVSHNDATRLLSERYLRREYFDVIDVDSFGGDAAYVRAALLALKIGGLLYLTSTDWRSARGYGSRSSLSSYGAYVRPMPYPNEVGLRMVLGGAAREASLLGFHITPIFSYFAYHGPIYRVMVQLCNGKDDGISNYGFICHCKSCGQSQTFGFDELGQISCGCTDRTDADSITVVGPLWTGPLHDASFLTEMLSLANEWGWACTIENGVTLEKLLGMMIEESDPRLPPGYIRLDEISRRAKVNSPPLGTLINSLRKEGFSACRSHIGANTIKTNCPIASCINVARDIRNLR